In one Nocardioides luteus genomic region, the following are encoded:
- a CDS encoding carbohydrate ABC transporter permease codes for MEILVFVTPALALIALFVAWPIVTAVRFSVYDWKGFGDLTDFVGLENYVEVLGDEVFRSAVGHNMMIVVGSILLQLPLGVAIALLLNRRMRGQGLLRTIIFVPYVLAEVIAAVVWLQLLQPQYGFIDAFTAQIGLTPPEQGWLGTPEYALWIVLLVLTWKYLGLAVLLFLAGMQGVSEELHEAAQLDGASWWQTQWRITIPLLGPTMRTWAFLSMIGSIQCFDMIWVLTQGGPADATATMATYLIDEGTKRHNYGIAGAASVILFVIAFAMALAYQVLILRRDTKEDTV; via the coding sequence TTGGAGATCCTTGTCTTCGTAACCCCTGCGCTGGCGCTCATCGCGCTCTTCGTCGCCTGGCCCATCGTCACCGCGGTGCGCTTCTCGGTCTACGACTGGAAGGGCTTCGGCGACCTGACCGACTTCGTCGGCCTCGAGAACTACGTCGAGGTCCTCGGCGACGAGGTCTTCCGCAGCGCGGTCGGCCACAACATGATGATCGTGGTCGGCTCGATCCTGCTCCAGCTCCCGCTGGGCGTGGCCATCGCCCTCCTGCTCAACCGCAGGATGCGCGGCCAGGGCCTGCTGCGCACGATCATCTTCGTGCCGTACGTGCTGGCCGAGGTCATCGCCGCGGTCGTCTGGCTCCAGCTGCTGCAGCCGCAGTACGGCTTCATCGACGCCTTCACCGCGCAGATCGGCCTCACCCCGCCCGAGCAGGGCTGGCTCGGCACCCCGGAGTACGCCCTGTGGATCGTGCTCCTCGTGCTGACCTGGAAGTACCTCGGCCTCGCCGTGCTCCTCTTCCTGGCCGGCATGCAGGGCGTCTCCGAGGAGCTCCACGAGGCCGCCCAGCTCGACGGCGCCTCCTGGTGGCAGACGCAGTGGCGGATCACGATCCCGCTGCTGGGACCCACCATGCGTACCTGGGCCTTCTTGTCGATGATCGGCTCGATCCAGTGCTTCGACATGATCTGGGTGCTCACCCAGGGCGGTCCCGCGGACGCGACGGCCACCATGGCGACGTACCTCATCGACGAGGGAACCAAGCGCCACAACTACGGCATCGCAGGTGCCGCCTCGGTGATCCTGTTCGTGATCGCCTTCGCGATGGCCCTCGCCTACCAGGTCCTGATCCTGCGCCGCGACACCAAGGAGGACACGGTATGA